One Nitrospira sp. DNA window includes the following coding sequences:
- a CDS encoding RluA family pseudouridine synthase — translation MQTEFVITSGEQPKRLDVFLVNREPNLSRSAIQRLIEQGRVKMNGQVAKPSQKIKPGDLIAFDIPKAEPLELKGEAIPLEILYEDEHLLVLNKPCGIVVHPAPGNWAGTLVNALLHHFQTSGGTVSTIGGKERPGLVHRLDKQTSGVMVIAKQDQAHRHLAAQFKHHTITRVYEALIWGVPKKGHGLIELAIGRDTKERKKFSARTTNPKESVTEYKVDRRFGKLAAHVLLYPKTGRTHQLRVHLTALGHPILGDPTYGGRKVSEIEGIEIPRVMLHARTLGFQHPATGERHEFTRPLPPDMDEVMQALERLVPRKSTQDI, via the coding sequence ATGCAAACAGAGTTTGTCATCACGTCTGGGGAACAGCCGAAGCGCCTCGACGTCTTTCTCGTGAACCGCGAGCCCAATCTGTCGCGCTCGGCCATTCAGCGCCTGATCGAACAGGGCCGGGTCAAGATGAACGGGCAAGTGGCCAAGCCCAGCCAGAAAATAAAACCCGGCGATCTCATTGCCTTTGACATACCCAAAGCCGAGCCTCTGGAGCTGAAAGGGGAGGCGATCCCACTCGAAATCTTGTACGAAGATGAGCACCTCTTGGTGCTCAATAAGCCTTGCGGCATCGTCGTGCATCCAGCGCCGGGGAATTGGGCCGGAACGTTGGTCAACGCGCTCCTCCATCACTTCCAGACGTCAGGCGGAACAGTGTCCACCATTGGGGGGAAAGAACGCCCAGGATTGGTGCACCGGCTTGATAAGCAAACGTCCGGGGTGATGGTGATTGCGAAGCAGGACCAGGCGCACCGGCATCTGGCGGCGCAATTCAAGCATCACACGATCACGCGGGTGTATGAAGCCTTGATCTGGGGGGTGCCGAAAAAGGGGCATGGCCTCATCGAACTGGCGATTGGCAGGGACACCAAGGAGCGCAAGAAGTTTTCGGCCCGCACGACGAATCCCAAAGAATCCGTCACGGAATACAAGGTGGACCGGCGGTTTGGAAAGCTGGCCGCCCATGTGTTGCTCTACCCGAAAACGGGACGAACCCATCAGCTGCGGGTGCATTTGACCGCCCTGGGCCACCCCATTCTCGGTGATCCCACCTACGGAGGGAGGAAGGTCAGCGAAATCGAAGGCATCGAAATTCCGCGAGTCATGCTTCACGCCAGGACGCTAGGGTTTCAACATCCGGCCACCGGGGAGAGACATGAATTCACCAGGCCGCTCCCGCCGGATATGGACGAGGTGATGCAGGCACTCGAAAGACTGGTTCCCAGAAAATCGACGCAGGATATTTGA
- a CDS encoding F0F1 ATP synthase subunit epsilon — translation MAGKILLEVVTPEKQLLSQQVDEVIAPGSEGEFGVLPGHCHFLSTLRIGELRYRVGDQTNHMAILWGYAEVTPSKVTIMAEIAEKAEDIDVERAAAKVAEAEQRLKVGGLPSEVKEAEISLEKARLRKKIAERTRKTGLA, via the coding sequence ATGGCAGGAAAGATTCTATTAGAAGTGGTGACGCCCGAGAAGCAGCTGCTGAGCCAGCAGGTGGATGAAGTGATTGCCCCTGGCTCGGAAGGCGAGTTCGGCGTGTTGCCAGGCCATTGCCATTTCCTCTCGACGCTGCGCATCGGCGAGCTGCGGTATCGTGTCGGCGATCAGACGAACCACATGGCGATTCTCTGGGGCTATGCCGAAGTCACGCCGAGCAAGGTGACCATCATGGCCGAGATTGCGGAGAAGGCCGAGGATATCGATGTCGAACGGGCTGCGGCCAAAGTCGCTGAAGCTGAACAACGGCTCAAAGTCGGAGGCTTGCCGTCCGAAGTGAAAGAGGCCGAGATCAGTCTTGAAAAGGCCCGCCTTCGCAAGAAGATCGCTGAACGCACCCGTAAGACCGGCCTCGCGTAA
- the atpD gene encoding F0F1 ATP synthase subunit beta produces the protein MSTGKVIQVIGPVVDAEFPPGQLPNIYNALKVTQEANEAAGKPAVNITLEVASHLGENRVRSIAMSTTDGLTRGMDVADTGAPISVPVGRETLGRLINVLGEPVDEKGPIKTKKTYPIHRPAPKLEDQDTKTEVLETGIKVVDLLEPYSKGGKVGLFGGAGVGKTVIIMELINNIALHHGGFSVFAGVGERTREGNDLWHEMKDSKVIDPDDFTKSKAALVYGQMNEPPGARLRVALTGLAVAEYFRDEENQDVLLFVDNIFRFTQAGSEVSALLGRMPSAVGYQPTLSTEMGQLQERITSTKRGSITSVQAIYVPADDLTDPAPATAFAHLDATTVLSRQLAELGIYPAVDPLDSTSRILDPQVIGEEHYKVARGVQSVLQRYKDLQDIIAILGMDELSEDDKMVVARARKIQRFLSQPFHVAEAFTGSPGKYVKLKDTVRSFKEILDGKYDHLPEQAFYMVGPIEEVIAKAEKMGVKV, from the coding sequence ATGAGCACAGGTAAAGTGATCCAAGTCATCGGACCGGTTGTGGACGCGGAGTTTCCTCCCGGTCAGCTGCCGAATATCTACAACGCATTGAAGGTCACCCAGGAAGCCAATGAGGCGGCGGGCAAGCCGGCCGTGAATATTACCCTGGAAGTGGCGTCGCATCTTGGTGAAAATCGCGTCCGCAGCATCGCGATGTCGACGACGGACGGTTTGACCAGAGGCATGGATGTCGCGGACACCGGGGCGCCGATCTCGGTGCCGGTCGGGCGTGAAACACTGGGACGCCTTATCAATGTGCTGGGTGAGCCGGTCGACGAAAAGGGGCCGATCAAGACAAAGAAGACCTATCCGATTCACCGCCCGGCGCCGAAGCTGGAAGATCAGGACACCAAGACGGAAGTGCTCGAGACGGGCATCAAGGTGGTGGACCTGCTTGAGCCGTACAGCAAGGGTGGAAAAGTCGGGCTCTTCGGCGGCGCCGGCGTCGGCAAGACCGTCATCATCATGGAGCTCATCAACAATATCGCATTGCACCATGGCGGATTCTCCGTGTTCGCCGGTGTCGGTGAGCGAACCCGCGAAGGCAACGATCTCTGGCATGAAATGAAGGACTCCAAAGTCATCGATCCCGATGATTTTACCAAGTCCAAAGCGGCCTTGGTCTACGGCCAGATGAACGAGCCGCCCGGAGCCCGTCTTCGTGTGGCGCTGACCGGTTTGGCCGTCGCCGAGTATTTCCGCGACGAAGAAAATCAGGATGTGCTGCTCTTCGTCGACAATATTTTCCGGTTCACGCAAGCCGGTTCCGAAGTGTCCGCCTTGCTCGGCCGTATGCCGTCGGCGGTCGGTTATCAGCCGACGCTTTCGACGGAAATGGGGCAGCTGCAAGAGCGTATTACCTCGACCAAGCGCGGTTCGATTACGTCGGTGCAGGCCATCTATGTGCCGGCCGACGACTTGACCGACCCGGCTCCGGCCACCGCGTTCGCCCACCTGGACGCCACGACGGTGTTGTCGCGCCAGCTGGCCGAGTTGGGCATTTATCCGGCGGTCGATCCGCTGGACTCCACCTCGCGTATTCTCGATCCGCAAGTCATCGGGGAAGAGCATTACAAGGTCGCGCGCGGTGTGCAGTCCGTGCTGCAGCGCTACAAAGACTTGCAGGACATCATCGCGATTCTCGGCATGGACGAATTGTCCGAAGACGATAAGATGGTCGTGGCCCGCGCGCGGAAGATCCAACGGTTCCTCTCGCAGCCGTTCCACGTTGCCGAAGCCTTCACGGGCTCGCCAGGCAAGTACGTGAAGCTGAAGGATACGGTTCGGAGCTTCAAGGAAATTCTGGATGGCAAATACGATCACCTCCCGGAGCAGGCCTTCTACATGGTCGGTCCGATCGAGGAAGTGATTGCGAAGGCCGAGAAGATGGGCGTGAAGGTATAA
- the atpG gene encoding ATP synthase F1 subunit gamma, with translation MPSLQSLRRKIAAFKNTQKITKAMKMVAAAKLKRSQDRILAARPYAHKMRGVLSNLSQRVNRAAHPLLQKREGKKIEVLVVTSDRGLCGGFNGNIVRKSADFVRQCEARGLQVNVSIVGRKGRDYFRRRTWPIRQEWTGVFDKLSYEHAIDIGGDLTDNFVKGTFDELYVVYNEFKSAIQQRVIVEKLFPVDAAAEFGAAQAEGTTGGSYLYEPDEADLLNALVPKHFQIQTYRILLESAAAEHGARMAAMDGATRNAGQLIKKVTLYYNKTRQAAITKELMDIVGGAEALK, from the coding sequence ATGCCCAGTTTACAAAGCCTGCGCCGCAAGATTGCGGCGTTCAAGAATACGCAGAAGATTACCAAGGCCATGAAGATGGTGGCGGCGGCGAAGCTTAAGCGCTCGCAGGACCGCATTCTGGCCGCCCGCCCCTATGCGCACAAGATGCGCGGGGTCTTGAGCAATCTGAGCCAGCGCGTCAATCGCGCGGCGCACCCGCTGCTCCAGAAGCGGGAGGGCAAGAAGATCGAGGTGCTCGTCGTCACGAGCGATCGCGGTCTCTGCGGCGGGTTCAACGGCAACATTGTCCGGAAGAGCGCCGACTTCGTCCGGCAGTGCGAAGCACGCGGGTTGCAGGTCAATGTGAGCATCGTCGGACGCAAGGGCCGCGATTATTTCCGGCGGCGCACCTGGCCGATCCGGCAAGAATGGACCGGGGTGTTCGACAAGCTGAGCTATGAGCACGCCATCGATATCGGCGGGGATCTCACGGATAATTTCGTGAAGGGCACCTTCGACGAACTCTATGTCGTCTACAACGAATTCAAGTCGGCCATCCAGCAGCGCGTGATCGTCGAAAAGCTGTTCCCGGTCGATGCCGCCGCCGAGTTCGGCGCGGCGCAGGCCGAGGGCACGACGGGCGGCAGCTATCTGTACGAGCCGGATGAAGCGGACTTGCTGAATGCGCTGGTGCCCAAACATTTCCAGATTCAGACCTACCGCATTCTCCTGGAGTCGGCGGCCGCCGAGCATGGCGCCCGCATGGCGGCGATGGACGGTGCGACGAGAAATGCCGGTCAGCTGATCAAGAAGGTGACGCTCTACTACAACAAGACTAGGCAAGCGGCGATCACCAAGGAACTGATGGATATTGTCGGCGGCGCGGAAGCACTCAAGTAA
- the atpA gene encoding F0F1 ATP synthase subunit alpha, producing MQIKAEEISAIIKEKIKGFDKQVDVKETGSVIQVGDGIAKIYGLDGAMAGEMLEFPGGLYGIALNLEEDNVGAVLMGDDVGIKEGDPVKRTGRIAEIPVGEALVGRVVNAIGQPIDGKGPINSPHKSRIEVVAPGVNTRQSVHEPLQTGIKAIDAMIPIGRGQRELIIGDRQTGKTAIAVDTIINQKGLGVFCIYVAVGQKRSTVARVVKTLEENHAMEYSMVVSASASDPAPMQFLAPFAGAAIGEYFRDNGKHALIVYDDLSKHAVAYRQLSLLLRRPPGREAYPGDVFYLHSRLLERAAKLSEKLGGGSLTALPIIETQAGDVSAYIPTNVISITDGQIYLGSDLFYSGIRPAINVGLSVSRVGGSAQIKTMKQVAGTLRLDLAQYREMAAFAQFGSELDKATQMQLARGVRMVELLKQGQYKPMPVADQVLSIYAGVNGFLDDVPVDKVQQFEADLLHYIQQHHPELKKEVTSIGKIDDKVAPRIKEIIATFKQKMGYGAK from the coding sequence ATGCAGATCAAGGCAGAAGAAATCAGTGCGATCATCAAAGAAAAAATCAAGGGCTTCGACAAGCAGGTCGATGTCAAGGAAACCGGATCCGTCATCCAGGTCGGCGACGGTATCGCCAAGATCTACGGGCTCGACGGTGCCATGGCCGGCGAAATGCTCGAATTCCCCGGCGGCCTCTACGGCATTGCGCTGAACCTTGAAGAGGACAACGTCGGCGCCGTGTTGATGGGCGACGATGTCGGCATCAAGGAAGGCGATCCCGTCAAGCGCACGGGCCGCATCGCGGAAATTCCGGTCGGTGAAGCGCTCGTCGGACGTGTCGTGAATGCCATCGGCCAGCCAATCGACGGCAAGGGCCCGATCAATTCGCCGCACAAATCCCGCATCGAAGTCGTGGCCCCCGGCGTGAATACGCGCCAATCCGTTCATGAACCGTTGCAGACCGGCATCAAGGCCATCGACGCCATGATTCCCATCGGCCGCGGCCAGCGCGAGTTGATCATCGGCGACCGGCAGACCGGCAAGACGGCCATTGCCGTCGATACGATCATCAACCAAAAAGGCCTCGGGGTGTTTTGTATCTATGTCGCGGTCGGGCAGAAGCGTTCGACCGTCGCGCGCGTCGTCAAGACGCTCGAAGAAAATCATGCGATGGAATACAGCATGGTCGTGTCGGCCAGCGCCAGCGATCCGGCTCCGATGCAGTTCTTGGCCCCCTTCGCGGGCGCCGCGATCGGTGAGTATTTCCGTGATAACGGCAAGCATGCCTTGATCGTGTACGACGACTTGTCCAAGCACGCAGTGGCCTATCGGCAGCTGTCGCTGCTGCTTCGCAGGCCGCCGGGCCGCGAAGCCTATCCCGGCGACGTGTTCTATCTGCATTCCCGGTTGCTGGAGCGCGCGGCCAAGCTGAGTGAAAAGCTCGGCGGAGGCAGTCTTACGGCGTTGCCGATCATTGAAACGCAAGCCGGCGACGTGTCCGCCTACATTCCGACGAACGTGATCTCGATCACGGACGGGCAGATTTATCTCGGCAGCGATTTGTTCTATTCCGGTATCCGTCCGGCGATCAACGTCGGTCTGTCCGTGTCCCGCGTCGGCGGATCGGCCCAGATCAAGACGATGAAACAGGTGGCCGGTACGCTGCGCCTGGATCTGGCTCAATACCGTGAAATGGCGGCCTTCGCGCAGTTCGGCAGCGAACTCGACAAGGCTACGCAGATGCAGCTCGCGCGAGGTGTGCGCATGGTGGAGCTGTTGAAGCAAGGCCAATACAAGCCGATGCCGGTGGCGGATCAGGTCTTGTCGATTTACGCGGGCGTCAACGGATTCCTCGACGATGTGCCGGTTGACAAGGTGCAGCAGTTCGAAGCCGATTTGCTGCATTACATCCAGCAGCACCATCCCGAACTGAAAAAAGAAGTGACCAGCATCGGGAAGATCGACGACAAGGTGGCTCCGCGCATCAAGGAAATCATTGCGACCTTTAAGCAGAAGATGGGATACGGCGCAAAGTAG
- the atpH gene encoding ATP synthase F1 subunit delta, translating to MIKTAVARRYAQALFELLDQSNIEATRTALNGLGAAVKDSAPLRHVVASPAFGVEDKIAVLGEIGSRLGCPPIGKTFLGQLVKKNRVGFLPEIAEAFAKLVDASKGTQPVTVSSAAALSSAEQDRMKTRLRETLKREVDVTFQVDASHLAGVQIHIGSAVVDSTVRGRLRAMQSLLTKE from the coding sequence GTGATTAAGACAGCAGTTGCGCGACGTTACGCACAAGCACTCTTTGAGCTGCTCGACCAATCGAATATCGAAGCCACTCGCACGGCCCTCAACGGCCTTGGCGCCGCCGTCAAGGATTCGGCGCCCCTCCGCCATGTCGTGGCCTCACCGGCTTTTGGAGTGGAAGACAAGATTGCAGTTCTTGGTGAGATCGGCTCCCGCCTCGGGTGCCCTCCTATCGGCAAGACATTCCTCGGCCAGTTGGTGAAAAAAAATCGTGTCGGGTTCTTGCCGGAAATCGCCGAGGCATTTGCCAAGCTGGTCGATGCCTCGAAGGGCACGCAGCCGGTGACGGTCTCGTCCGCTGCCGCCTTGTCGTCCGCCGAACAAGATCGAATGAAAACCCGCCTTCGCGAGACGCTGAAGCGCGAAGTCGATGTCACGTTTCAGGTTGATGCAAGCCACCTGGCTGGCGTGCAAATTCATATCGGCAGCGCCGTTGTCGATAGCACCGTCCGCGGGCGCTTGCGGGCGATGCAGAGCCTGTTGACTAAGGAGTAG
- a CDS encoding AsmA family protein: MKILFGLGVAVVLLVGLVLLLPFMVDLNKYQDQYRPLIEEALNRKVTLEDIRLTIWPRLGARVAGFMVVEDPAFGAGPFASLASVEVGVKLMPLLSGKVEVEEITLREPLITVTKNKNGVLNASTLGRRGVAVPEKPSRAPVPSPDGPLKILALLAVDRVSIVGGKVTYRDGSQPQPVEYVLQDIELLLQSVHLGESPTLHFATQVQPLNLPVSLDGTFGPLKEATELDAINLRLLLGETALTITGNTAGPQASITVTSPVINTANLPMTLPVKKPVEAKNVKLVVETKGQALALRDLSLELFGGTLAMQGGLVSGSVAPPFNGKLSLQGLQLGPAIDAVAETPISVSGTAGADVSVKGQGFGIPDLTNMLEGGGHVAVKDGKIEGVNLLQEAVSILKVAGISIGEAKATAFSTIETDLAIKQGVVALQNLLMDSHDFQATGSGTIGFDHVVSLTVNLRLSEALSRQIAGASPVARLAMKEGRLALPLLIGGTLEAPTYGLDMKGLTGKAQEQIQKKVEETVGGLLKGTAKPQDLEQQGRDLLKGLLGR, encoded by the coding sequence ATGAAAATTCTCTTCGGTCTCGGCGTGGCCGTTGTTCTGCTCGTTGGCCTGGTGTTGCTTCTCCCCTTCATGGTCGATCTCAACAAGTATCAAGACCAGTATCGTCCTCTTATAGAAGAGGCGCTGAATCGCAAGGTTACTCTTGAGGATATCCGTTTGACCATTTGGCCGAGGCTCGGTGCCCGTGTGGCGGGATTCATGGTGGTGGAGGATCCGGCCTTTGGGGCCGGGCCGTTTGCCTCGCTTGCGTCGGTGGAAGTTGGGGTGAAGCTGATGCCGCTGTTGAGCGGAAAGGTGGAGGTCGAAGAGATCACCCTGCGCGAGCCGTTGATCACGGTCACCAAGAATAAGAACGGTGTCCTCAACGCCTCCACGCTGGGACGCAGGGGTGTGGCCGTACCAGAGAAACCGTCGCGCGCACCGGTGCCGTCACCGGATGGACCGCTGAAGATCCTCGCGCTACTGGCCGTGGATCGTGTGTCCATTGTGGGCGGCAAGGTGACGTATCGCGATGGGTCTCAGCCCCAACCGGTTGAATATGTATTGCAGGATATAGAGCTTTTACTACAGTCGGTCCACTTGGGTGAATCGCCGACGCTGCACTTTGCAACGCAAGTTCAGCCACTGAATCTCCCGGTTTCGCTCGATGGCACATTCGGCCCGCTGAAAGAGGCGACGGAGCTCGATGCGATCAATCTTCGGCTTTTACTGGGGGAAACGGCGCTGACCATCACGGGCAACACAGCCGGTCCTCAGGCCTCGATCACGGTGACTTCTCCGGTCATCAACACGGCCAACCTGCCGATGACCCTTCCCGTGAAGAAGCCGGTTGAGGCGAAAAATGTGAAATTGGTGGTGGAGACGAAGGGCCAGGCCCTCGCCCTCCGCGATCTTTCCCTCGAACTGTTCGGTGGGACCCTTGCGATGCAAGGTGGTCTCGTCTCTGGAAGCGTGGCGCCCCCATTCAACGGGAAACTATCCTTGCAGGGGTTGCAACTTGGCCCGGCCATCGACGCAGTCGCCGAGACGCCGATATCGGTCAGCGGAACCGCCGGGGCGGATGTCTCAGTAAAAGGGCAGGGGTTTGGCATTCCGGATTTGACCAACATGTTGGAAGGCGGTGGCCATGTTGCGGTGAAAGACGGCAAGATCGAGGGAGTGAATTTGCTTCAAGAAGCCGTCTCGATTCTAAAGGTGGCCGGGATTTCAATCGGGGAAGCCAAAGCCACTGCGTTTTCCACGATCGAAACGGATCTGGCCATCAAGCAAGGCGTCGTGGCGCTTCAAAACCTGCTGATGGATAGCCACGATTTTCAAGCTACGGGAAGCGGCACGATTGGATTCGACCATGTGGTGAGCCTGACCGTGAATCTGCGCCTCTCTGAAGCCCTGAGCCGGCAGATTGCCGGGGCTTCACCGGTCGCACGGCTGGCGATGAAGGAAGGGCGGCTTGCGTTACCGCTGTTGATCGGCGGGACCTTGGAAGCGCCGACCTATGGGCTTGATATGAAAGGGCTTACCGGCAAGGCCCAAGAGCAGATTCAGAAGAAAGTGGAAGAAACGGTAGGCGGTCTGCTCAAAGGCACGGCCAAGCCGCAAGATCTCGAACAGCAGGGGCGGGATTTGCTGAAAGGTTTGCTCGGCCGGTAA
- the dnaX gene encoding DNA polymerase III subunit gamma/tau has protein sequence MDYQVSARKYRPGTFDEVVGQSHVVQTLMNAVDTKRIAHAYLFSGTRGVGKTTIARILAKALNCEQGPTGHPCNTCINCVEITQGTSVDVMEIDGASNTSVDDVREIRENVKFSPFRGHYRVYIIDEVHMLSNSAFNALLKTLEEPPAHVVFIFATTEIHKIPATILSRCQHYNFRRIARQEIIDRLRHVAKEDGLNIEDRSFTALARASEGSMRDGLSLLDQAIAFGGKTIAHADLEVLLGAVPQELVQGLIAAILAQDSPAALAVVANLLDQGHDLKAFCADVVEHLRNLLVSSVVPAATDLRGLIEASEEDIQHLVTEAKRVTPEQLQELLTMFTQAEDSLRFTAHPRFVLEATAVRATRLLRQPEIRAHVPPPAASTPSLPKTVATPPPGRPAPAPTTASTKPSAMATPTAVRQAPPVETQARPTPEAAPKPSPSPSAQQTARPPAAPRPGVETGGLTPVPIPKADDAPVNQSSSSLKWELVQEEVAASFPNFAPFLETGRYIGLEGSQVTIGFGKQSTLARSMLEKEDNLRSLASLCEKQVGRPIKIRVVELSEADPPGPTMAQLRAAKEQEQRVVLFEQARANPIVKQALEIFGTDLADVRTLAHKEASE, from the coding sequence ATGGATTACCAAGTCTCCGCGCGCAAATACCGGCCGGGCACGTTCGACGAAGTCGTAGGACAGTCGCACGTCGTTCAGACGCTCATGAACGCGGTCGATACCAAGCGCATCGCGCACGCCTATCTCTTTTCCGGCACGCGCGGCGTCGGCAAAACCACGATCGCCCGTATTTTGGCCAAGGCGTTGAATTGCGAGCAGGGTCCGACCGGACATCCCTGCAACACCTGCATCAATTGTGTCGAAATCACGCAGGGCACCTCCGTCGATGTGATGGAGATCGACGGCGCCTCGAATACCAGCGTCGACGACGTGCGCGAGATCCGCGAAAATGTGAAGTTCTCCCCCTTTCGCGGACATTACCGTGTCTACATCATCGACGAAGTCCACATGCTCTCCAATTCGGCGTTCAATGCGCTCCTGAAGACGCTGGAAGAGCCGCCGGCCCATGTGGTGTTTATTTTTGCCACGACGGAAATTCACAAAATTCCCGCCACCATCCTCTCGCGCTGCCAACATTATAATTTCCGTCGGATCGCCCGGCAGGAGATTATCGACCGCCTCCGCCACGTGGCCAAAGAAGATGGCCTGAATATCGAGGACCGCAGTTTCACGGCGCTCGCCCGCGCCAGTGAAGGCAGCATGCGGGACGGGTTGAGCCTGCTCGATCAGGCGATTGCGTTCGGGGGGAAGACCATCGCCCATGCGGATCTGGAAGTCTTGCTGGGCGCGGTGCCGCAAGAACTCGTTCAGGGACTCATCGCCGCGATTCTCGCTCAAGACAGCCCGGCGGCGCTGGCCGTCGTGGCAAACCTCCTGGACCAGGGCCACGACCTCAAGGCATTTTGCGCCGATGTCGTGGAACACCTCCGCAATCTGCTGGTCTCGTCCGTCGTGCCGGCTGCAACGGACTTGCGCGGGCTGATCGAAGCCTCCGAAGAAGACATTCAGCACCTTGTCACGGAAGCCAAGCGAGTGACGCCGGAACAGCTGCAGGAATTGCTGACCATGTTCACCCAGGCCGAGGATTCCCTGCGCTTCACCGCTCACCCACGTTTTGTGCTGGAGGCGACGGCGGTGCGGGCCACACGCCTCTTGCGGCAACCGGAGATTCGAGCGCACGTACCGCCGCCGGCAGCCAGCACTCCATCCCTGCCGAAGACCGTTGCAACACCACCACCAGGAAGACCTGCGCCGGCGCCAACGACGGCTTCGACAAAGCCATCGGCCATGGCCACTCCTACCGCCGTCCGGCAGGCACCTCCGGTCGAAACACAAGCCAGGCCGACGCCTGAGGCCGCCCCCAAGCCATCACCTTCGCCATCTGCCCAACAGACAGCGCGGCCACCAGCTGCTCCTAGGCCTGGCGTTGAAACAGGTGGACTAACCCCTGTTCCTATACCGAAGGCCGACGACGCTCCTGTCAACCAATCGTCCTCCTCGCTTAAATGGGAGCTGGTGCAAGAGGAAGTGGCGGCCTCTTTTCCCAACTTTGCGCCCTTTCTCGAAACAGGCCGGTACATCGGCCTGGAAGGCAGCCAGGTCACCATCGGCTTTGGGAAACAATCGACGCTGGCCCGGTCAATGCTGGAGAAAGAAGACAACCTCCGCTCCCTCGCGTCGTTGTGTGAAAAGCAGGTGGGCCGGCCGATCAAAATTCGCGTCGTGGAACTGTCCGAAGCCGATCCCCCCGGACCGACGATGGCGCAACTGCGCGCCGCGAAGGAGCAGGAGCAGCGAGTAGTCTTATTTGAGCAGGCACGGGCCAACCCCATTGTGAAGCAGGCCCTTGAAATATTCGGCACAGATTTAGCCGACGTGAGAACCCTGGCGCACAAGGAGGCAAGCGAATGA
- a CDS encoding YbaB/EbfC family nucleoid-associated protein, whose translation MKNPFGNMSNILKQAQAMQEQMAKLQEQAATKTASGTAGGGIVTVTANGAMQIVSVVIDPEVGKGGDVEMIQDLVLAATNEALRKAKDVMEQEMKAVTGGLKMPGLF comes from the coding sequence ATGAAAAATCCCTTTGGCAATATGTCAAATATTCTGAAGCAGGCCCAAGCCATGCAGGAGCAAATGGCGAAGCTGCAAGAACAGGCTGCGACAAAGACCGCCAGCGGCACGGCCGGCGGCGGCATCGTCACCGTGACGGCCAACGGCGCCATGCAGATCGTGAGCGTCGTGATCGACCCCGAAGTCGGCAAAGGCGGCGATGTGGAGATGATTCAGGACCTCGTTCTGGCCGCCACGAATGAGGCGCTCCGAAAGGCGAAGGACGTGATGGAGCAGGAAATGAAAGCGGTGACCGGCGGACTCAAAATGCCGGGCCTTTTCTAA
- the recR gene encoding recombination mediator RecR, which yields MAIDQQGLLARLVKELVRLPGVGQKSAQRLAFHLLKTEREEALRLADAIRAVKDGLAFCRQCRNIAEGELCEFCRDPKRDRTKILVVEEPSTIYAIERAAGYRGLYHVLLGSLSPLDGVGPSDIRAEELVERVKSGGVDEIILATSPTIEGEATAIYLTRLLKPHGVRVSRIAYGIPVGMDIEYADEVTLLKSIEGRRDL from the coding sequence ATGGCTATCGACCAACAAGGCTTGCTCGCCCGGCTCGTCAAAGAACTCGTCCGCCTGCCCGGAGTGGGCCAAAAAAGCGCCCAACGGCTGGCGTTTCATCTGCTTAAAACCGAGCGGGAAGAGGCGCTCCGCTTGGCGGACGCCATTCGCGCCGTCAAAGACGGGCTGGCCTTTTGCCGTCAATGCCGGAATATCGCCGAAGGCGAGCTGTGCGAATTTTGCCGCGACCCCAAGCGTGACCGCACCAAAATCCTCGTCGTGGAAGAGCCCAGCACGATTTACGCTATCGAGCGGGCGGCAGGCTATCGCGGCCTCTACCACGTCCTGTTGGGATCGCTCTCTCCGCTCGATGGCGTCGGGCCGAGCGATATTCGCGCCGAAGAATTGGTAGAGCGCGTGAAGTCCGGCGGAGTTGATGAGATTATCCTCGCCACGAGTCCCACCATCGAAGGGGAAGCCACAGCCATCTACCTCACCAGGCTGCTGAAACCCCACGGCGTGCGAGTCTCTCGAATTGCCTACGGTATCCCGGTCGGTATGGATATCGAGTATGCCGATGAAGTGACGCTGCTGAAGTCGATCGAGGGCCGGCGCGATCTGTAG
- the dksA gene encoding RNA polymerase-binding protein DksA → MKARPSAKQAPSSKSPKSSASARASKSNASQSSPPKAKYPDIRRSLEHQRASLLGEVSEVLAQHQDLEAFPDVSDQASAEVDQNFSMRIRDREQKLLKKIDEALDRMKAGIYGLCERCGEDIPYKRLKARPVTTLCIECKTLQEQEEQARR, encoded by the coding sequence ATGAAGGCACGTCCTTCCGCCAAACAAGCCCCTTCGTCAAAGTCACCGAAATCGTCGGCTTCCGCACGCGCCTCAAAATCCAACGCGTCACAATCCTCCCCCCCCAAGGCAAAATATCCCGACATCCGCCGATCGCTGGAACACCAACGGGCCAGTTTATTAGGCGAAGTCAGCGAGGTGCTCGCGCAACACCAAGACCTGGAAGCATTTCCGGATGTCAGCGATCAAGCCTCGGCGGAAGTCGATCAGAACTTCTCAATGCGGATCCGCGATCGGGAACAGAAGCTCCTCAAAAAAATCGATGAGGCTTTGGACCGGATGAAAGCGGGGATCTACGGACTCTGCGAGCGCTGCGGCGAAGATATTCCCTACAAGCGGCTCAAAGCCCGTCCCGTGACCACCCTGTGCATTGAGTGCAAAACGCTGCAAGAACAAGAAGAACAAGCCCGCCGCTGA